Proteins found in one Candidatus Methylomirabilota bacterium genomic segment:
- a CDS encoding type IV pilus twitching motility protein PilT — MAATMHDLLTIMIDRGASDLHITTGTYPQIRQNGKLQPLTEFEQLTPQDSQRLAYSVLNEGQKQKFEEENELDLSFGIQGLARFRCNVYRQRGAVAAAIRVIPIKIRTFGELNLPSIVEQMAERPKGLVLVTGPTGSGKSTTLAAMIDKINSERSEHIMTIEDPIEFVHQHKRCLVNQREVFSDTQSFKNALKSILRQDPDVVLVGEMRDLETIAAALTIAETGHLTLGTLHTNSCAQTMNRIIDVFPTSQQAQVRAQLSLVLEGVLSQQLIPTADGRGRAMALEIMVTTPAIRNLIREEKIHQIYSSMQAGQKFGMQTMNQALVDLILKRRISREEALNRSTLPEELEQLLKSAGAGAPAPAPAVGAASGGSPFGRR; from the coding sequence ATGGCCGCGACGATGCACGACCTCTTGACGATCATGATCGACCGTGGGGCGTCCGATCTGCACATCACCACCGGGACCTACCCGCAGATCCGCCAGAACGGCAAGCTCCAGCCGCTCACCGAGTTCGAGCAGCTGACGCCCCAGGACAGCCAGCGCCTCGCCTACAGCGTGCTCAACGAGGGCCAGAAGCAGAAGTTCGAGGAGGAGAACGAGCTCGATCTCTCCTTCGGCATCCAGGGCCTCGCGCGCTTCCGGTGCAACGTCTACCGTCAGCGCGGCGCGGTGGCCGCGGCCATCCGCGTCATCCCCATCAAGATCCGGACGTTCGGCGAGCTGAACCTCCCGTCGATCGTCGAGCAGATGGCCGAGCGCCCGAAGGGCTTGGTGCTCGTGACCGGCCCCACCGGCTCGGGTAAGTCCACGACGCTCGCCGCGATGATCGACAAGATCAACTCGGAGCGCAGCGAGCACATCATGACCATCGAGGACCCGATCGAGTTCGTCCACCAGCACAAGCGGTGTCTCGTCAACCAGCGCGAGGTCTTCTCGGACACGCAGTCGTTCAAGAACGCGCTGAAGTCCATCCTCCGCCAGGACCCGGACGTCGTGCTCGTCGGTGAGATGCGCGACCTCGAGACGATCGCGGCCGCCCTGACCATCGCGGAGACCGGTCACCTCACCCTGGGCACCCTCCACACGAACTCCTGCGCGCAGACCATGAACCGGATCATCGACGTGTTCCCCACGAGCCAGCAGGCGCAGGTACGCGCCCAGCTCTCGCTGGTGCTGGAGGGCGTCCTCTCGCAGCAACTCATCCCCACCGCCGACGGCCGCGGCCGCGCGATGGCGCTCGAGATCATGGTCACCACCCCCGCCATCCGGAACCTCATCCGCGAGGAGAAGATCCACCAGATCTATTCCTCGATGCAGGCGGGTCAGAAGTTCGGCATGCAGACGATGAATCAGGCGCTCGTCGATCTGATACTGAAGCGCCGCATCTCCAGAGAGGAAGCGTTGAACCGCAGCACGCTACCCGAGGAGCTCGAGCAGCTGCTGAAGTCAGCGGGCGCGGGAGCGCCCGCCCCGGCGCCCGCGGTGGGCGCGGCCAGCGGCGGCTCGCCGTTCGGGCGGCGGTAG
- a CDS encoding type II secretion system F family protein gives MPTFTYTGRGTRGIINGEIDAADRTTAVGELRNRAILVTKISEKAGGKTVVKFGGKVSDKELAIFTRQFSTMVDAGLPLVQCLNILAEQSESKTLRGVTANVARQVEAGSTLADALRRHPRTFDDLFTNLVQVGETGGILDTVLQRLSQYIEKAAALKRKVKAAMIYPATIIGVAFLVVIFMLTFVIPTFAAMFKGLGAELPLPTQIVLWCSDFVRGYILLIIAAIAGAVYMLRRYYKTENGKSAIDALLLKLPIFGTLIRKVAVARFTRTFGTLVSSGVPILEGLRITARTAGNKVVEKAVMQCRAAVTAGKTLAEPLKASGVFPPMVTQMISVGEQTGALDAMLGKIADFYDDEVDTAVGALTALLEPLMIVILGVIIGGLVVAMYLPIFRLVTLIK, from the coding sequence ATGCCAACGTTCACCTACACCGGACGAGGCACCCGGGGCATCATCAACGGGGAGATCGACGCGGCCGACCGCACCACGGCCGTCGGCGAGCTTCGCAACCGCGCGATCCTCGTGACCAAAATCAGCGAGAAGGCGGGCGGCAAGACCGTCGTGAAGTTCGGCGGTAAGGTCAGCGACAAGGAGCTGGCCATCTTCACTCGCCAGTTCTCGACCATGGTCGACGCGGGCCTGCCCCTCGTGCAGTGTCTGAACATCCTCGCCGAGCAGAGCGAGTCGAAGACGCTGCGGGGCGTCACCGCGAACGTGGCGCGCCAGGTTGAGGCCGGCTCCACCCTCGCCGACGCTCTCCGGCGCCACCCGCGTACCTTCGACGACCTCTTCACGAACCTCGTCCAGGTCGGTGAGACGGGCGGTATCCTCGATACCGTCCTCCAGCGCCTGTCGCAGTACATCGAAAAAGCGGCCGCGTTGAAGAGAAAAGTCAAGGCGGCCATGATCTATCCGGCCACAATCATCGGCGTGGCCTTCCTCGTCGTCATCTTCATGCTGACCTTCGTCATCCCGACCTTCGCGGCGATGTTCAAGGGTCTAGGCGCGGAGCTCCCGCTGCCGACGCAGATCGTCCTCTGGTGCTCCGACTTCGTCCGCGGCTACATCCTGCTCATCATCGCCGCCATCGCCGGCGCGGTGTACATGCTGCGGCGCTACTACAAGACCGAGAATGGCAAGTCCGCCATCGACGCCCTCCTGCTCAAGCTCCCGATCTTCGGTACCCTGATCCGGAAGGTGGCGGTGGCCCGGTTCACCCGGACCTTCGGGACCCTGGTCTCGTCAGGCGTGCCTATCCTCGAGGGCCTGCGCATCACCGCGAGGACCGCGGGCAACAAGGTCGTGGAGAAGGCGGTCATGCAGTGCCGCGCCGCGGTCACCGCGGGTAAGACCCTCGCCGAGCCCCTCAAGGCCTCGGGCGTGTTCCCGCCCATGGTGACGCAGATGATCTCGGTCGGTGAGCAGACGGGTGCGCTCGACGCCATGCTCGGGAAGATCGCCGACTTCTACGACGACGAGGTGGATACCGCGGTGGGCGCCCTCACCGCCCTCCTCGAGCCTCTGATGATCGTCATCCTCGGCGTGATCATCGGTGGTCTCGTGGTGGCGATGTATCTGCCGATCTTCCGGCTGGTCACGCTCATCAAGTAG
- a CDS encoding ATP-binding protein, with the protein MPLSGPRSGLRGLGWARLLMAALVLGAALWLRYAGAFPFPLPLFLLATLGTALSSVPLITGWADAWGGRHFAWLLVALDSVLVTAIVTTSGGPRSLFTFLYVLGVMEGCFLLSRLGGLVVAGLSSLLYVGLVVGRTILPLSSLLEPGESTALEVLSVFLNAGVLLVSAIVAGSMAERYQLAQASLEAQQRHLSDVQAFRDLIFQSVGTGLIAVGPDGRITAFNRAAEAITGLPADAALGEPFPRVFGEEVDLERVRSAVSAREGQSQRYEIHLRRRDGRSVPVGISFWLLRSGEGDAIGLIGVCQDLSSIKQMEERMRQADRLAALGRMSANIAHEIRNPLASVSGAIEVLARDIPSDPTRDRLVEIVLSESARLNHLISDFLEYARPAPLVPTEINATKVLDDVVVLLEHRHLPDNLKVIREYGETLMVRADPQQLRQAIWNLCLNAVQSMPSGGELRVGGRVVGGEGRAGRVQIWIGDTGSGIAETDLPHIFEPFYSTKPEGSGLGLAMVYRVVQEHGGDIDVRSAPRGGTTFTLGLPGVAAA; encoded by the coding sequence GTGCCGCTGTCAGGGCCGAGATCAGGCCTCCGCGGGCTGGGCTGGGCTCGGCTCCTGATGGCGGCGCTCGTGCTCGGAGCCGCGCTGTGGCTCCGCTACGCGGGCGCCTTCCCGTTCCCGCTCCCGCTCTTCCTCCTCGCCACGCTGGGGACCGCCCTGTCCTCGGTGCCGCTCATCACCGGCTGGGCCGACGCCTGGGGCGGCCGCCACTTCGCGTGGCTCCTCGTGGCCCTGGATTCGGTGCTCGTCACCGCCATCGTCACCACGAGCGGCGGCCCGCGGTCGCTGTTCACCTTCCTCTACGTCCTCGGCGTGATGGAGGGCTGCTTCCTGCTCTCGCGGCTGGGCGGCCTGGTGGTGGCCGGCCTCTCGAGCCTGCTCTACGTGGGCCTCGTGGTCGGGCGCACCATCCTGCCCCTCTCCTCCCTCCTCGAGCCGGGCGAGTCCACCGCCCTCGAGGTGCTCTCGGTGTTCCTCAACGCGGGCGTGCTGCTCGTGAGCGCGATCGTGGCCGGCTCCATGGCCGAGCGCTACCAGCTCGCCCAGGCGAGCCTGGAGGCCCAACAGCGGCACCTCTCGGACGTTCAGGCGTTCCGCGACCTCATCTTCCAGTCGGTCGGCACCGGGCTCATCGCGGTGGGGCCGGACGGCCGCATCACCGCCTTCAACCGCGCGGCCGAGGCCATCACCGGCCTGCCCGCCGATGCCGCGCTAGGTGAGCCATTTCCGCGCGTCTTCGGCGAAGAAGTCGATCTCGAGCGCGTGCGCTCGGCGGTGAGCGCGCGCGAGGGCCAGTCCCAGCGCTACGAGATCCACCTCCGCCGCCGCGATGGCCGTTCGGTGCCCGTGGGCATCTCGTTCTGGCTGCTGCGCTCGGGGGAAGGCGACGCGATCGGGCTCATCGGCGTGTGCCAGGATCTCTCGTCGATCAAGCAGATGGAAGAGCGCATGCGCCAGGCCGACCGGCTCGCCGCGCTCGGCCGGATGTCCGCCAACATCGCCCACGAGATCCGCAATCCGCTGGCGTCGGTGTCAGGCGCCATCGAGGTGCTCGCGCGCGATATTCCGTCCGATCCCACGCGCGATCGGCTCGTCGAGATCGTGCTGAGCGAGTCGGCGCGGCTCAACCACCTCATCTCGGACTTCCTCGAGTACGCGCGGCCGGCGCCCCTTGTCCCCACCGAGATCAACGCGACCAAGGTGCTCGACGACGTCGTGGTGCTGCTCGAGCACCGCCACCTACCCGACAATCTCAAGGTCATCCGCGAGTACGGCGAAACCCTGATGGTCCGCGCCGACCCCCAGCAGCTGCGCCAGGCCATCTGGAACCTCTGCCTCAACGCGGTACAGTCGATGCCGTCGGGGGGTGAGCTCCGCGTGGGCGGCCGCGTGGTCGGAGGGGAGGGACGCGCCGGCCGCGTGCAGATCTGGATCGGGGACACCGGCTCCGGCATCGCCGAAACGGACCTCCCGCACATCTTCGAACCCTTCTACTCGACCAAGCCGGAAGGGAGCGGCCTGGGCCTCGCCATGGTCTATCGGGTGGTCCAGGAGCACGGCGGAGACATCGACGTGCGCAGCGCCCCGCGTGGGGGGACGACCTTCACGCTCGGCTTGCCG